In Vicinamibacteria bacterium, a single genomic region encodes these proteins:
- a CDS encoding UDP-N-acetylmuramoyl-L-alanyl-D-glutamate--2,6-diaminopimelate ligase: MTLGDLLLRLPGAEYHGDPRLVVTGVTHDSRRVGPGSLFVAIHGMVTDGNAFVEAARKKGALAVVSEAPPIPGGPWIRVADARVALAALAAAVFGDPAQQLDLVGVTGTNGKTTTTYLIDAALRAAGETVGLLGTIEYRLGSRQVEASRTTPESSDLQALFREIVEAGCRRAVLEVSSHSLALHRVDGCPFKVAVFTNLTRDHLDFHGDMERYFAAKRLLFDTLLREDGHAILNADDDRGADLARVARGRVWTYSLSRPADLRAEGITLSLAGTRFRAKTPVGVLEVGSPLLGRFNVQNLLAALGAALALGLPAEAALRGFASLPGVPGRLERVDAGQDFTVIVDYAHTDDALKNLLETVRELSPRRLITVFGCGGDRDRTKRPLMGAVAARLSDVVIVTSDNPRSEPPEAIVEEIKRGMPAGRGAATHTIVDRREAIAKALEMGREGSAVVIAGKGHEGYQVLRDRTVPFDDRQVARDMLNRLAVRGGKK, encoded by the coding sequence GTGACCCTCGGTGACCTCCTCCTTCGGCTGCCGGGGGCCGAGTACCACGGGGACCCTCGCCTGGTCGTGACGGGGGTCACCCACGATTCGCGCCGGGTCGGGCCGGGGTCCCTGTTCGTGGCCATCCACGGGATGGTCACGGACGGCAACGCGTTTGTGGAGGCCGCGCGCAAGAAGGGAGCCCTGGCCGTCGTTTCCGAAGCCCCGCCCATCCCCGGGGGGCCCTGGATCCGGGTGGCAGACGCCCGGGTGGCCCTGGCCGCGCTGGCGGCGGCGGTCTTCGGGGATCCCGCCCAGCAACTGGACCTGGTGGGAGTTACGGGCACCAACGGAAAGACCACCACCACCTACCTGATCGACGCCGCCCTGCGGGCGGCGGGGGAGACGGTGGGGCTTCTGGGCACGATCGAGTACCGGCTCGGGTCCCGCCAGGTCGAGGCCTCGCGGACCACCCCCGAGTCCTCGGACCTGCAAGCCCTGTTCCGGGAGATCGTGGAGGCGGGCTGCCGCCGCGCCGTGCTCGAGGTGTCCTCCCATTCCCTGGCCTTGCACCGCGTGGACGGCTGCCCCTTCAAGGTGGCCGTGTTCACCAACCTCACCCGCGACCACCTGGACTTCCACGGCGACATGGAACGCTACTTCGCGGCCAAGCGCCTCCTCTTCGACACGCTGCTGCGGGAGGACGGACACGCCATCCTGAACGCCGACGACGACCGCGGCGCGGACCTGGCCCGGGTGGCCAGGGGGCGGGTCTGGACCTATTCCCTATCCCGCCCCGCCGACCTCCGCGCGGAGGGGATAACCCTCTCCCTAGCCGGGACCCGGTTCCGGGCCAAGACCCCGGTGGGCGTCCTGGAGGTGGGCTCGCCCCTGCTCGGACGCTTCAACGTGCAGAACCTGCTGGCCGCCCTAGGGGCTGCCCTTGCCCTGGGCCTGCCCGCGGAGGCCGCCCTCCGCGGCTTCGCCTCCCTCCCCGGAGTCCCCGGCCGGCTGGAGCGCGTCGACGCCGGCCAGGATTTCACCGTGATCGTCGACTACGCCCACACCGACGACGCCCTCAAGAACCTGCTGGAGACGGTGCGCGAGCTTTCCCCCCGGCGCCTCATCACTGTCTTCGGCTGCGGCGGGGACCGGGACCGCACCAAGCGCCCCCTCATGGGGGCGGTGGCGGCGCGTCTCTCCGACGTCGTGATCGTGACCTCCGACAACCCGCGCAGCGAGCCCCCGGAGGCCATCGTCGAAGAGATCAAGCGCGGGATGCCGGCGGGGCGGGGGGCCGCCACCCACACCATCGTGGACCGGCGGGAGGCCATCGCCAAGGCCCTGGAGATGGGCCGCGAGGGGTCGGCGGTGGTGATCGCGGGCAAAGGCCACGAGGGCTACCAGGTCCTGCGTGACCGCACCGTGCCTTTCGACGACCGGCAGGTGGCCCGCGACATGCTGAACCGGCTGGCCGTCCGCGGCGGCAAGAAATGA
- a CDS encoding penicillin-binding transpeptidase domain-containing protein, producing the protein MDRPLAPPEPGPAPSRERLTRLRLMLLALSVSLWAVVIGVRLFHLQVLQRRVFEKQSARQSERTINLDPRRGPILDRNGKTLAVSVDAESLYAVPQDIADLGQTASALARAFGMDAAGRKDLTLQLQRNRAFIWVKRKVDPTTARSVRELQLDGIGFLTENRRYYPKRELASQVLGYVGLDNTGMSGIEYAFEDVIRGRAAKVVVHTDARRRPVGETEKPSTDGATVTLTLDESIQYAAERELDRAMAETQALSGVVIVLEPFAGEILALANRPTFNPNRFAAYPSSHWRNRAVADAYEPGSMFKIVTAAAGIQEKVVEPDEILDCGNGSIEIAGTRINDHAVFDKLSFKDAVAKSSDIGMIRVAQRVGRENFNRYLRDFGFGTTTGVDLPGESSGLLRPPSKWSAISLASLSFGQEVGVTALQMAMAAGAVANGGYLMRPLVVRQVEDSAGRPLKVFKPVAVRRVLEPDSVFTLTEILKAVVREGTGRNAAVPGYQVAGKTGTAQKVEASGHYSMQDHVASFVGFVPAARPALVILVSLDSPRGTKNQGGDVAAPVFARVAEQALRHLAVPPDDANRVLHALAYPREDVVPVAYRTEPAPGPRAEGEPGLMPDLRGRSAREAAIAAARRGLIVELKGSGRVVGQSPEPGTEIEAGYTCVLTLRRDGDPSEGPAKVRP; encoded by the coding sequence ATGGATCGCCCCCTGGCGCCGCCTGAACCCGGGCCCGCCCCCTCGCGGGAGCGACTGACCCGGCTGCGCCTCATGCTCCTGGCCCTCTCCGTCTCCTTGTGGGCGGTCGTGATCGGCGTGCGCCTCTTCCACCTCCAGGTCCTGCAACGGCGGGTCTTCGAGAAACAGAGCGCCCGCCAGAGCGAGCGCACCATCAACCTCGACCCCCGCCGGGGCCCCATCCTGGACCGCAACGGCAAGACCCTGGCCGTGTCCGTCGACGCGGAGTCGCTCTACGCCGTCCCCCAGGACATCGCCGATCTTGGCCAGACCGCCTCCGCCCTCGCCCGCGCGTTCGGCATGGACGCGGCCGGCCGCAAGGACCTGACCCTCCAGCTCCAGCGCAACCGGGCCTTCATCTGGGTCAAGCGCAAGGTGGACCCCACGACCGCGCGCTCCGTGCGCGAGCTGCAGCTGGACGGCATCGGCTTCCTGACCGAGAACCGCCGCTACTACCCCAAGCGCGAGCTGGCCAGCCAGGTCCTCGGCTACGTGGGCCTCGACAACACGGGGATGAGCGGCATCGAGTACGCCTTCGAGGACGTGATCCGGGGCCGCGCGGCCAAGGTGGTGGTCCACACCGACGCCCGCCGCCGGCCGGTGGGGGAGACGGAGAAGCCGTCCACGGACGGGGCCACCGTGACCCTCACCCTCGACGAGTCCATCCAGTATGCGGCGGAGCGGGAGCTGGACCGGGCCATGGCCGAGACCCAGGCCCTCTCGGGGGTGGTGATCGTGCTCGAGCCCTTCGCGGGGGAGATCCTGGCCCTCGCCAACCGTCCCACCTTCAACCCCAACCGCTTCGCCGCCTATCCCAGCTCGCACTGGCGGAACCGGGCGGTGGCCGATGCCTACGAGCCCGGCAGCATGTTCAAGATCGTCACCGCCGCCGCCGGCATCCAGGAGAAGGTGGTGGAGCCGGACGAGATCCTGGACTGCGGCAACGGCTCGATCGAGATCGCGGGGACGCGCATCAACGACCATGCGGTCTTCGACAAGCTGAGCTTCAAGGACGCGGTGGCCAAGTCCAGCGACATCGGCATGATCCGTGTGGCGCAGCGGGTGGGGCGGGAGAACTTCAACCGCTACCTCAGGGACTTCGGCTTCGGGACCACGACGGGGGTGGATCTGCCCGGGGAGTCGAGCGGGCTCCTCCGCCCCCCTTCGAAGTGGAGCGCGATCTCACTCGCCTCCCTCTCCTTCGGCCAGGAGGTGGGGGTGACCGCCCTGCAAATGGCCATGGCGGCGGGGGCGGTGGCCAACGGGGGTTACCTCATGAGGCCGCTGGTGGTGCGCCAGGTGGAGGACAGCGCGGGACGCCCGCTCAAGGTGTTCAAGCCGGTGGCGGTGCGCCGGGTCTTGGAGCCCGACAGCGTCTTCACCCTGACCGAGATCCTGAAGGCGGTGGTCCGGGAGGGGACGGGCCGGAACGCGGCCGTGCCCGGCTACCAGGTGGCGGGGAAGACGGGCACGGCCCAGAAGGTGGAGGCCTCCGGCCACTACTCGATGCAGGACCACGTGGCCTCGTTCGTAGGCTTCGTTCCCGCCGCCCGGCCCGCCCTCGTGATCCTGGTCTCGCTCGACTCCCCGCGGGGGACCAAGAACCAGGGGGGCGACGTGGCCGCTCCCGTGTTCGCGCGCGTGGCCGAGCAGGCCCTGCGCCACCTGGCCGTCCCCCCGGACGACGCCAACCGGGTCCTGCACGCCCTGGCCTATCCCCGGGAGGACGTGGTCCCCGTCGCTTACCGGACGGAGCCTGCTCCCGGCCCGCGCGCCGAGGGCGAGCCCGGGCTCATGCCGGACCTGCGTGGCCGGTCGGCGCGCGAGGCCGCCATCGCCGCCGCCCGGCGGGGCCTGATCGTGGAGCTCAAGGGCTCGGGACGGGTGGTGGGCCAGAGCCCGGAGCCGGGCACGGAGATTGAAGCTGGCTATACGTGTGTGCTTACGCTCCGACGGGATGGCGACCCGAGCGAGGGGCCGGCCAAGGTGCGGCCGTGA
- a CDS encoding cell division protein FtsL, with protein sequence MRDEGLDSGVVLIGKAIDNSQVVRQVDPRASRDIGWLLLLVGVLVGGLVLYAWPALKLKQAGVAAEQSSRERERLLEENRKLRLEKAALENLRRVETIAVRDLGLAPPPPERSIVVETARPVAGAARVAGGKGTGPSETALPPEAATRERGPRPPVPSPGRGPERAEPN encoded by the coding sequence GTGAGGGACGAGGGCCTGGACAGCGGCGTGGTCCTCATCGGCAAGGCCATCGACAACTCGCAGGTGGTGCGACAGGTGGACCCCCGCGCCAGCCGGGACATCGGCTGGCTGCTCCTGCTCGTGGGCGTCCTGGTGGGCGGCCTCGTGCTCTACGCCTGGCCCGCGCTGAAGCTCAAGCAAGCGGGGGTCGCCGCCGAGCAGTCCTCGCGGGAGCGCGAGCGCCTCCTCGAGGAGAACCGCAAACTGCGCCTGGAAAAGGCGGCCCTCGAGAACCTCCGGCGCGTGGAGACGATCGCGGTCCGCGATCTCGGCCTCGCCCCTCCCCCTCCCGAGCGGTCCATCGTGGTCGAGACCGCGCGGCCGGTGGCGGGGGCGGCGCGGGTCGCGGGGGGCAAGGGGACGGGGCCGAGCGAGACCGCCCTCCCCCCCGAAGCCGCAACCCGCGAGCGCGGCCCGCGCCCGCCCGTGCCCTCTCCGGGGCGTGGTCCGGAGCGGGCGGAGCCGAACTAG
- the rsmH gene encoding 16S rRNA (cytosine(1402)-N(4))-methyltransferase RsmH yields MDHRPVLLAESLELLAVRRGGLYVDGTVGLGGHAVELLRRSAPDGRLLGVDHDGETLERARAALLPFASRARLVHTDYREIPTLLGGERAAGILLDLGISSAQLDAPERGFSFQAAGPLDMRMDRSRGETAAEVVNRMPERELADLIYRYGEEPASRRIARAIVEARRVSRIATTTALAEIVRRSAGRSRRPGLHPATRTFQALRIRVNRELEALGSTLEALASCLAPGGRMVVIAFHSLEDREVKVTFRALLTQGFNALTRRPLRPSAEEVRDNPRARSARLRAIERAAA; encoded by the coding sequence GTGGACCATCGGCCGGTCCTCCTGGCCGAGAGCCTGGAGCTGCTGGCCGTGAGGCGGGGAGGCCTCTACGTGGACGGGACGGTGGGCCTGGGCGGACACGCGGTCGAGCTTCTGCGGCGGAGCGCGCCCGACGGGCGCCTCCTCGGCGTCGACCACGATGGGGAGACCCTGGAGAGGGCGCGCGCCGCCCTCCTGCCGTTCGCCTCGCGCGCGCGCCTCGTGCACACGGACTACCGCGAGATCCCCACCCTCCTCGGCGGCGAGAGGGCGGCCGGCATCCTCCTCGACCTCGGGATCAGCTCCGCGCAGCTCGACGCGCCGGAGCGGGGGTTCAGCTTCCAAGCTGCGGGGCCCCTCGACATGCGCATGGATCGGAGCCGGGGGGAGACGGCGGCGGAGGTGGTGAACCGGATGCCCGAGCGCGAGCTGGCGGACCTCATCTACCGCTACGGGGAGGAGCCCGCATCGCGGCGGATCGCCCGCGCCATCGTGGAGGCGCGCCGCGTTTCCCGCATCGCGACCACCACCGCCCTGGCCGAGATCGTGCGCCGCTCCGCGGGCCGGAGCCGCCGGCCCGGCCTCCACCCCGCCACCCGCACCTTCCAGGCCCTCCGCATCCGTGTGAACCGCGAGCTCGAGGCCCTCGGCTCGACCCTCGAGGCGCTGGCTTCTTGTCTCGCCCCCGGGGGGCGGATGGTCGTGATCGCCTTCCACAGCCTGGAGGATCGTGAGGTCAAGGTGACCTTTCGGGCCCTCCTCACCCAGGGCTTTAACGCCCTGACCCGGCGACCCCTCCGCCCGAGCGCGGAGGAGGTCCGCGACAACCCACGGGCCCGCAGCGCCCGGCTGCGCGCCATCGAGCGGGCGGCGGCGTGA
- a CDS encoding division/cell wall cluster transcriptional repressor MraZ, whose product MLRGNHPARIDDKGRLKVPNGFRTLVESQYGPELFVTSVTGEYVRLYPMAVWLEIERKLAAVPSTNPSKLRFLDRVNYFGQVVALDKQGRVLLPQLLRESAAMVGEVSVLGAHTYMEVWNQKRLLERFKKEPFTDDDGKALSEFGI is encoded by the coding sequence ATGCTCCGGGGTAATCATCCGGCACGCATCGACGACAAGGGCCGCCTCAAGGTGCCGAACGGCTTCCGCACGCTCGTGGAGTCGCAGTACGGGCCCGAGCTGTTCGTGACCAGCGTGACCGGGGAGTACGTGCGGCTGTATCCGATGGCGGTCTGGCTGGAGATCGAGCGGAAGCTGGCCGCGGTTCCCTCCACCAATCCCTCGAAGCTTCGCTTCCTGGACCGCGTCAACTACTTCGGTCAGGTCGTGGCCCTGGACAAGCAGGGTCGCGTGCTCCTGCCCCAGCTCCTGCGCGAGTCCGCGGCCATGGTGGGCGAGGTGAGCGTGCTCGGGGCGCACACTTACATGGAAGTATGGAACCAGAAGCGCCTCCTGGAGCGCTTCAAGAAGGAGCCCTTCACCGACGACGACGGGAAGGCCCTTTCGGAGTTCGGGATCTGA
- the mraZ gene encoding division/cell wall cluster transcriptional repressor MraZ, whose amino-acid sequence MEYSQTPVFKGTYRHKMDPKGRLPVPAPFRRVLAAQGAAVVVVTLLDECLAAYPPAEWARLEVQLGALPAFSRPVKALTRLLTSRAADCELDGQGRILLPPTLRVATGLLREVVVVGVLNRFEVWRPDAWASFLKDSERLLDDVSLDLQWPLPPAPPTPGEGPSRPTHPQGKPNR is encoded by the coding sequence GTGGAATACTCTCAGACTCCTGTGTTCAAAGGGACTTATCGCCACAAGATGGATCCGAAGGGGAGACTGCCCGTCCCCGCTCCCTTCCGCCGGGTGCTCGCCGCTCAAGGGGCCGCCGTCGTGGTGGTCACGCTCCTCGACGAATGCCTGGCCGCCTACCCCCCGGCCGAGTGGGCACGCCTCGAGGTGCAGCTCGGGGCCCTGCCCGCCTTCAGCCGTCCCGTCAAGGCCCTGACCCGCCTCCTGACCAGTCGGGCCGCGGACTGCGAGCTCGACGGGCAGGGACGGATCCTGCTGCCCCCCACGCTGCGCGTGGCCACGGGCCTCCTGCGCGAAGTGGTCGTGGTGGGTGTCCTGAACCGATTCGAGGTGTGGAGGCCCGACGCTTGGGCCTCGTTCCTGAAGGACTCGGAGCGGCTGCTCGACGACGTGTCCCTCGACCTGCAGTGGCCGCTGCCTCCCGCGCCCCCTACCCCTGGGGAGGGGCCCTCCCGGCCGACGCATCCACAGGGGAAACCCAACCGCTAG
- a CDS encoding folylpolyglutamate synthase/dihydrofolate synthase family protein — MPRRSSQTPPGAAAYLAARTRFGIKFGLDTIRALVRAMGHPERRYPTLLIAGTNGKGSVAAYSDFALRASGLQVGRYTSPHLVRVNERIVVGGREISDRDLEMAVGRVRETAEALVRDRVIAAHPTHFEVLTAAAFEHFRRSRVEVAVLEVGMGGRLDATNVAAPLASAIVNVDLDHQAYLGTTLAAIAGEKAGVLRRGRVTVLGPLPPQARGAVLRRARALRARLVDARAGCVMATRGERLDLRTPRGQYRGLRPLPGAHQRDNLLVAIRLLEEAQAAGLPLDLSRLGAGISRTRWRGRLEWIPGRPPLLLDGAHNPAGGRALAEYLRTRRPFVLLFGVMADKDVAELARILFPLARAVVLTQPRGGRAASPEEIARRAGAWGARAHREAVPGRALDLARGLATRGAPVVVAGSLFLLGEVIAILKKERRARPG, encoded by the coding sequence ATGCCACGACGCTCCTCTCAAACGCCCCCCGGAGCTGCCGCTTACCTCGCGGCGCGGACCCGCTTCGGCATCAAGTTCGGCTTGGACACCATCCGCGCCCTCGTCAGGGCCATGGGCCACCCCGAGCGGCGCTACCCCACGCTGCTCATCGCGGGGACCAACGGAAAGGGTTCGGTGGCGGCTTATTCCGACTTCGCCCTCCGGGCCTCCGGGCTTCAGGTGGGACGCTACACCTCACCGCACCTCGTGCGCGTGAACGAGCGGATCGTCGTGGGAGGGCGGGAGATCTCGGACCGGGACCTGGAGATGGCCGTGGGGCGCGTCCGGGAGACGGCCGAGGCCCTGGTGCGGGACCGCGTGATCGCCGCCCACCCCACCCATTTTGAAGTCCTCACCGCCGCCGCCTTCGAGCATTTCCGCCGCTCGCGCGTGGAAGTCGCGGTGCTGGAGGTCGGGATGGGAGGACGCCTCGACGCCACCAACGTCGCGGCGCCTCTCGCCTCCGCCATCGTGAACGTCGACCTCGACCACCAGGCTTACCTAGGGACGACGCTCGCCGCCATCGCGGGAGAGAAGGCGGGCGTCTTGCGGCGCGGCCGCGTCACCGTCCTGGGCCCCCTCCCTCCCCAAGCCCGAGGGGCGGTGCTTCGCCGGGCCCGCGCGCTTCGTGCTCGTCTCGTGGATGCGCGGGCGGGTTGCGTGATGGCGACGCGGGGCGAGCGCCTCGACCTGCGCACTCCCCGGGGCCAATATCGCGGCCTGCGGCCGTTGCCCGGAGCCCATCAGCGCGACAACCTGCTGGTGGCGATCCGTCTCCTGGAGGAGGCCCAGGCGGCGGGTCTTCCCCTGGACCTGTCCCGCCTGGGCGCGGGGATCTCACGCACGCGCTGGCGGGGACGCCTGGAGTGGATACCCGGTCGCCCCCCCCTGCTGCTCGACGGCGCCCACAACCCGGCCGGGGGGCGGGCCCTGGCCGAGTATCTCCGGACCCGGCGCCCCTTCGTCCTCCTCTTCGGCGTGATGGCGGACAAGGACGTAGCCGAGCTGGCGCGCATCCTGTTTCCCCTCGCGCGGGCGGTGGTCCTGACCCAGCCCCGGGGGGGGAGGGCGGCGAGCCCGGAGGAGATCGCGCGGCGGGCGGGGGCGTGGGGGGCGCGCGCGCACCGGGAGGCCGTGCCCGGCCGCGCCCTCGACCTCGCCCGGGGCCTGGCCACGCGGGGGGCACCCGTGGTGGTGGCGGGCAGCCTGTTTCTCCTGGGCGAGGTGATCGCGATCCTGAAGAAGGAACGCCGTGCGCGGCCAGGCTAG
- a CDS encoding protein kinase: MGDRNEDRAVREPTAELQGRVGKYDIVKFLGKGAMGAVYHAHDSFLERDVALKVMLPQIADDPEHKLRFEREARAVARMMHPNVVTVFDLGYHTDGSPYIVMELLKGHDLLNVMRQRPQPSLSAKISIILQVLEGLGHAHKVGIVHRDIKPANIFLKEDGTAKIMDFGVARVTSTSMTSTGVVVGTANYMSPEQVLGGRLDGRSDIFSVGCMLCELVTGRRPFDAENIMSTLYRIAHDKPELAIPAGSEHEGLRPILAKALSRNAEERYTAAEFAVALRLFQGSHGLTSAAAPAETVSLPPLFDAPDMPAATSNLGGPLLQTPPTISLTKEASRPPDVSGLFRLMREIYVGSKSGHLHFAHDRGRERRSLRIVKGQIVHGTSDVEGEHLGDVLVRYGLLSQANLDRAIAIVLRERKRLGAVLSDLGLLERGRLEEAVGMHVREILFNVLSRADGTQAFEELSDSAVEAELVSQLSTGEVILEATRRVQDPALVRQGLGDMNRILILSRDPLLRSQRITLTPTDGFILSRIDGTLSAREVVSLIPLPPEDTERSLFGLVCTGTVDYLPTAPPTSPAAPTRTPARREGATGPPTPPPAAARPAAPMAPPTPPPPTAKTPSEEVRRVEGRQPEEIRKIVLEVYEGLRQKDYFEVLGVSRTANETQIREAYGQFARLLHPDACRDPSLADIREKREAVFFRLSEAYETLRDPLTRSKYEAAFDARRPRLAPAPPAPVAPAAAAPAPAAPSPPPPPPAPDPPPTIDPVMELEASMDSIRQAERLLKEEKFWDAIQLLESAIRRVEGAPRVRAKVALAQAYMKNPKWLKRAEEVLQGALRENPAYVDAYVVLGSIYRASGLVGRAAATYRKALELHPGHPKAVQALASLEGPGGQKGRLSKKA, translated from the coding sequence CGCCGAGCTTCAGGGCCGGGTCGGGAAATACGACATCGTCAAGTTCCTAGGCAAGGGAGCGATGGGCGCGGTCTACCACGCCCATGACTCCTTCCTCGAGCGCGACGTGGCCCTGAAGGTCATGCTTCCCCAGATCGCCGACGACCCTGAGCACAAGCTCCGCTTCGAGCGCGAGGCCCGGGCGGTGGCGCGGATGATGCACCCCAACGTGGTCACGGTGTTCGATCTCGGCTACCACACCGACGGCTCCCCCTACATCGTCATGGAGCTGCTGAAGGGTCATGACCTGCTGAACGTCATGCGCCAGAGGCCGCAGCCCTCCCTGTCCGCGAAGATCTCCATCATCCTTCAGGTGCTGGAGGGCCTGGGCCACGCCCACAAGGTCGGGATCGTGCACCGGGACATCAAGCCCGCCAACATCTTCCTCAAAGAGGATGGCACGGCGAAGATCATGGACTTCGGCGTGGCCCGCGTCACCTCCACGAGCATGACCAGCACCGGCGTGGTCGTGGGCACCGCGAACTATATGTCCCCGGAGCAAGTGCTCGGGGGTCGTCTGGACGGGAGGAGCGACATTTTCAGCGTCGGCTGCATGCTCTGCGAGCTCGTGACCGGACGCCGACCGTTCGACGCCGAGAACATCATGTCCACCCTCTATCGGATCGCCCACGACAAACCGGAGCTCGCGATCCCGGCCGGCTCCGAGCACGAGGGGCTGCGGCCCATCCTCGCGAAGGCCCTGTCCCGTAACGCGGAGGAGCGATACACCGCAGCCGAGTTCGCGGTGGCCCTCCGGCTTTTTCAGGGGAGCCACGGGCTCACGTCCGCGGCCGCCCCGGCGGAAACGGTTTCCCTGCCTCCCTTGTTCGATGCTCCCGACATGCCCGCGGCCACCAGCAACCTGGGCGGGCCACTCCTCCAGACCCCCCCTACGATCTCCCTGACCAAGGAGGCGTCGCGTCCCCCCGACGTGAGCGGCCTCTTCCGCCTCATGCGCGAGATCTATGTGGGCTCCAAATCGGGCCACCTTCATTTCGCCCACGACCGGGGCCGCGAGCGGCGCAGCCTTCGGATCGTGAAGGGGCAGATCGTCCACGGGACGAGCGACGTGGAGGGCGAACACTTGGGGGACGTGCTCGTCCGCTACGGCCTCTTGAGCCAGGCCAACCTGGACCGGGCTATTGCCATCGTGCTCCGCGAGCGGAAGCGGCTGGGGGCCGTGCTTTCCGACCTTGGGCTGCTGGAACGCGGGCGGCTCGAAGAGGCGGTCGGAATGCATGTGCGCGAGATCCTCTTCAACGTTCTCAGCCGTGCGGATGGCACCCAGGCCTTCGAGGAGCTCTCCGACAGCGCGGTGGAGGCGGAGCTCGTGTCGCAGCTCTCTACGGGCGAGGTAATCCTGGAAGCCACGCGCAGGGTCCAGGATCCCGCCCTCGTGCGCCAGGGCCTGGGCGACATGAACCGGATCCTGATCCTCTCCCGCGACCCCCTCCTCCGCTCCCAGCGGATCACGCTCACCCCCACAGACGGGTTCATACTGTCCCGGATCGACGGAACCCTGAGTGCCCGCGAGGTGGTGAGCCTGATCCCCCTTCCTCCGGAGGACACCGAGCGGAGCCTCTTTGGCCTGGTCTGCACGGGGACCGTGGACTACCTCCCCACCGCTCCTCCTACCTCACCGGCCGCCCCCACGCGCACGCCGGCTCGCCGGGAGGGGGCGACCGGGCCCCCGACGCCCCCCCCCGCGGCCGCACGCCCGGCGGCGCCCATGGCCCCGCCCACACCGCCCCCCCCGACGGCCAAGACGCCGTCGGAAGAGGTGCGACGGGTTGAGGGGCGCCAGCCGGAAGAGATTCGGAAGATCGTCCTCGAGGTTTACGAGGGCCTCCGTCAGAAGGACTACTTCGAGGTGCTGGGGGTCTCGCGCACCGCGAACGAGACGCAGATCAGGGAGGCCTACGGCCAGTTCGCCCGACTCCTCCACCCGGACGCTTGCCGGGATCCTTCGCTCGCGGACATCCGGGAGAAACGCGAGGCCGTCTTCTTCCGCCTTTCCGAGGCGTATGAGACGCTGCGCGATCCCCTCACGCGCTCGAAATACGAAGCCGCTTTCGACGCCAGAAGGCCCCGTCTCGCGCCGGCCCCTCCGGCCCCGGTGGCTCCGGCCGCGGCGGCTCCGGCCCCGGCCGCTCCCTCCCCCCCGCCGCCTCCCCCGGCCCCGGATCCACCGCCGACCATCGACCCGGTCATGGAACTCGAAGCGTCAATGGATTCCATCCGTCAAGCGGAGCGGCTGCTGAAGGAAGAGAAGTTCTGGGACGCCATCCAACTGCTGGAGTCGGCGATTCGACGCGTGGAGGGGGCGCCCCGGGTGCGGGCCAAGGTGGCTCTCGCTCAGGCCTACATGAAGAACCCGAAGTGGCTGAAGCGGGCGGAGGAGGTTCTTCAGGGCGCGCTCCGCGAGAATCCCGCCTACGTGGACGCGTACGTGGTGCTGGGGAGCATCTATCGTGCGAGTGGCCTTGTGGGCCGCGCGGCCGCGACCTACCGGAAGGCGCTCGAGCTACACCCCGGGCACCCGAAGGCCGTGCAGGCGCTGGCGTCGCTCGAGGGCCCGGGCGGACAGAAGGGGCGTCTCTCCAAGAAGGCTTGA